The nucleotide window TCAAAGACAACCTGGAAGCGCCGCGCGAGCGGAAATCATCCAGCCGCAGAGGCGCACGCCGCGAATAGACACGGCTTGTCACATGTTCCCTGACACGGTTGTTAAGTATGCTTGACAAGCCCCGCAGGTTGCGATAAGCTAAGAGAGGCAGGGCCCGCCTTCCGAATGGAATGCCCTATTGGCGTCACGGGTGGCCCGTGCCAAGACTCGGCGTCGCACCGTCAGGGAGACTGCATGGCAAGTTCACGACATGTGACACTCGTACGGCCCCCCGTAGTGGTCAACGCGATGACCATGAATCAGGGACCAGGCTCCCCGCCATTGTCTCTGGCATGCCTGTCAGCGGTCCTGAAGCGGTCCGGCTACCGGGTAACGGCAATAGACGCGTTCGGGGAATCGACTACTCGCCTCACACAGATTGAGCAATGGCCCTTTTACGGCTGCGGCCTCACCACGGAGGAAATCATTGCGCGCATTCCGGCCGATACGTGCCTGATCGGCGTTTCCTGCATGTTTTCCAACGAATGGCTGTGTCATAAGCGCGTTATTAACGCTATTGCCGAGCGCTTCCCCGGCATTCCGATTATTGTCGGCGGAGAACACGCCACGGCAGCGCCCGATTACGTGCTGCGCTCCTGTCCCGGCGTACTGGCGTGCGTCTTGGGAGAAGGCGAGGACACGCTGCTCGACCTGCTGGATGCGATCGAGAGTGGACGGTCCCTCGACACCGTGGCCGGGTTGTTGTACCGGCCCGCTTCCGGGGCAGACTTCGTTCGGACCGGTCCCCGGGCGCGCATCAGGAAACTGGACGAGTTGCCATGGCCGGATTGGGATGAGATTCCCCTCGACAAGTACCTCGCCTCCGGGGTGGGCATGGGCGTAGTCCATGGCAGGAACATGCCCATGCTGGCGTCGCGCGGGTGTCCCTACAAATGCACCTTCTGCTCGAATCCGCAGATGTGGGGCAAGTTGTGGAACGTGCGGTCCGTTGAAGACGTAGTCGCCGAGATGAAGCACTACAAGCAGAAGTACGACGTCGACAGCTTCTCTTTCTATGACTTGACGGCGATTGTCCGCCGCGACTGGGTGGTAGAGTTCGTCCGCTTGCTCAATGAAGAGCGGATGAATATCCGGTGGTACATGCCTATTGGCACCCGTTCGGAGGCGTTGACTCCGGAAATCGTGGCCCAATTGCGTGCTTCCGGCTGCATCACGCTCGTTTTCGCGCCGGAAAGCGGTTCCGAAATTACCCTCCAGCGTATTCAGAAAAAAGTGGACCTCGAAAAGATGGTAACGTCGTTGCGCGCGTGCCGGCGGGAGGGCGTCTTCTCGAAGGTCCACGTCATCGTTGGGTTCCCCGGCGAAACCTGGACCGAGATTCTCAAGAGCATGCGCTTTATTGTCCGGCTTGCCTGGGTAGGCGTCAACGATGTGGCCGTATATGCGTTCGTGCCCTATCCCGGCAGCGTGTTCTATGAAGAACTGAAGACCACAAAAGGCTTCCCGGCTGAGG belongs to Candidatus Hydrogenedentota bacterium and includes:
- a CDS encoding B12-binding domain-containing radical SAM protein is translated as MASSRHVTLVRPPVVVNAMTMNQGPGSPPLSLACLSAVLKRSGYRVTAIDAFGESTTRLTQIEQWPFYGCGLTTEEIIARIPADTCLIGVSCMFSNEWLCHKRVINAIAERFPGIPIIVGGEHATAAPDYVLRSCPGVLACVLGEGEDTLLDLLDAIESGRSLDTVAGLLYRPASGADFVRTGPRARIRKLDELPWPDWDEIPLDKYLASGVGMGVVHGRNMPMLASRGCPYKCTFCSNPQMWGKLWNVRSVEDVVAEMKHYKQKYDVDSFSFYDLTAIVRRDWVVEFVRLLNEERMNIRWYMPIGTRSEALTPEIVAQLRASGCITLVFAPESGSEITLQRIQKKVDLEKMVTSLRACRREGVFSKVHVIVGFPGETWTEILKSMRFIVRLAWVGVNDVAVYAFVPYPGSVFYEELKTTKGFPAEGDPFDLFLAYSCNNNYAGVCSWDENLTDLQLRLLCMGASLMFYMIEFLLRPWRLGATCYRLVTGRPITLLERMIATLARRNVHILLSKLRLTGLHTRWKTPRERLNTR